From Cellulophaga lytica DSM 7489, a single genomic window includes:
- a CDS encoding 2-isopropylmalate synthase — translation MSKDKVQIFDTTLRDGEQVPGCKLDAKQKLIIAERLDLLGVDVIEAGFPISSPGDFNSVMEISKLVKNATVCGLTRAVKKDIEVAAEAVKYAKRPRIHTGIGTSESHIKHKFNSNKEQIIERAVAAVKYAKTFVEDVEFYAEDAGRTDNEFLAKVCSAVVKAGATVLNIPDTTGYCLPEEYGAKMKYLYENVEGIHKAILSCHCHNDLGLATANSIAGVMNGARQIECTINGIGERAGNTSLEEVVMILRQHPNLNLDTDINSKLLYDTSLMVSNKMGMPVQPNKAIVGANAFAHSSGIHQDGVIKNRETYEIIDPADVGVNESSIVLTARSGRAALAYRAKNIGYELTKTQLDVVYTEFLNYADRKKEVVDEDIHEIISVCKIEIETTV, via the coding sequence ATGAGTAAAGATAAAGTTCAAATATTTGACACCACGTTAAGAGACGGAGAGCAAGTCCCAGGATGTAAGTTAGACGCTAAGCAAAAGCTAATAATAGCAGAGCGTTTAGACTTATTGGGAGTAGATGTTATTGAAGCTGGTTTCCCTATATCTAGTCCAGGAGATTTTAATTCTGTAATGGAAATATCTAAATTAGTTAAAAATGCAACAGTTTGTGGATTAACAAGGGCAGTGAAAAAAGATATAGAAGTTGCTGCTGAAGCTGTAAAATATGCTAAAAGACCAAGAATACATACAGGGATTGGCACATCTGAATCTCATATTAAACACAAATTTAACTCTAATAAAGAGCAAATTATAGAACGAGCTGTAGCAGCTGTAAAATATGCAAAAACATTTGTAGAAGATGTAGAGTTTTATGCAGAAGATGCTGGTAGAACAGACAATGAGTTTTTAGCAAAAGTATGCTCTGCTGTTGTAAAAGCTGGTGCAACTGTATTAAATATACCAGACACCACAGGATATTGTTTACCTGAAGAATATGGTGCAAAAATGAAATACTTATACGAAAATGTAGAAGGTATACACAAGGCTATTTTATCTTGCCATTGCCATAACGATTTAGGCTTAGCCACTGCCAACTCTATTGCCGGTGTTATGAATGGTGCAAGGCAAATAGAATGTACAATAAACGGCATTGGAGAACGTGCCGGTAACACTTCTTTAGAAGAAGTTGTTATGATTTTAAGACAACACCCTAACCTTAACTTAGATACAGACATTAACAGCAAGTTATTGTATGACACCAGTTTAATGGTTTCTAACAAAATGGGAATGCCTGTACAACCTAACAAAGCTATTGTTGGTGCAAATGCTTTTGCTCATAGTTCTGGTATACACCAAGACGGAGTAATTAAAAATAGAGAAACGTACGAAATTATAGATCCCGCAGATGTTGGTGTTAATGAATCTTCTATAGTACTTACTGCACGTAGCGGTAGAGCTGCTTTAGCATATAGAGCAAAAAATATAGGTTATGAACTTACTAAAACACAATTAGATGTTGTTTATACTGAGTTTTTAAACTATGCTGATAGAAAGAAAGAAGTAGTTGATGAAGACATACACGAAATAATAAGTGTCTGTAAAATAGAAATAGAAACAACGGTATAA
- a CDS encoding Xaa-Pro dipeptidyl-peptidase → MNKRQPSVRNIFNFLFFLISIVGIAQTQKTTPVFKDGEAQIVEGFNNPDKWIRHDLFVETTFDTDGDGKLDRMHVSVTRPEQTETEDLKLPIILCSSPYYAGTATGAEEGLFWNVKHELGKKAPERSHPEVVRKGKRPIISNSHIKKWVPRGYIVVHTSAPGTGFSQGAPTVGGPNEALAPKAVIDWLCGRAKGYTSPDNNEEVKAFWSTGKVGMTGTSYNGTIPLAAATTGVDGLEAIIPIAPNTSSYHYYRSNGLVRSPGGYLGEDIDVLYDFIHSGDPAKRAYNNKTIRDTELKNGLDRETGDYNEFWAGRDYLNKMGPMKAALLMSHGFNDWNVMPEHSYRIYKAAKEKGLPTQIYYHQNGHGGPPPIKIMNRWFTRYLHGVKNGVENDKKAWIVRENDSPNNPTPYDAYPNPNAFNVTLYLKNGAPKQGKLVLNPLKKQAPETLVDDHNISMEELAQATSSKNRLVFTTPTLTKDIHISGIASITVKIASSKPAANLSVALVSLPWNTTEGTVITDNIITRGWADPQNHKSISKSKPLKPGKFYTMTFNLQPDDQIIKAGQQIGLVIFSSDNQFTILPKPGTELTVDTNATKITLPIVGGQEAYKKAVK, encoded by the coding sequence ATGAATAAAAGACAACCTAGCGTACGCAATATTTTTAATTTTTTATTTTTTTTAATATCGATTGTTGGTATTGCACAAACCCAAAAAACTACTCCTGTTTTTAAAGATGGTGAAGCACAAATTGTAGAAGGTTTTAATAATCCTGATAAATGGATACGTCATGATCTATTTGTAGAAACTACTTTTGATACTGATGGCGACGGCAAATTAGACCGTATGCATGTTAGTGTTACAAGACCAGAGCAAACTGAAACGGAAGACCTAAAACTTCCTATTATCTTATGTTCTAGTCCGTATTACGCAGGCACAGCTACTGGCGCTGAAGAAGGTTTATTTTGGAATGTAAAGCATGAACTTGGTAAAAAAGCTCCAGAACGTTCTCACCCAGAGGTAGTACGTAAAGGCAAACGCCCAATAATATCTAACTCACATATAAAAAAATGGGTTCCTAGAGGATACATTGTAGTACATACATCTGCTCCAGGAACAGGATTCTCTCAAGGTGCGCCTACAGTTGGTGGTCCAAACGAAGCTCTTGCTCCAAAAGCTGTTATAGATTGGCTTTGCGGACGCGCTAAAGGATACACCTCTCCTGATAACAATGAAGAAGTAAAAGCATTTTGGTCTACCGGAAAAGTAGGTATGACGGGAACATCATACAACGGTACAATTCCACTTGCTGCTGCCACTACTGGTGTAGATGGTTTAGAAGCTATCATACCTATTGCTCCAAATACATCATCATACCACTACTACCGCTCTAACGGTTTGGTTAGGAGTCCTGGAGGTTATTTAGGTGAAGATATAGATGTATTATATGATTTTATACACAGTGGAGACCCTGCCAAACGTGCTTATAACAATAAAACTATTAGAGATACCGAGCTAAAAAACGGTTTAGACAGGGAGACCGGAGATTACAATGAATTTTGGGCAGGACGTGATTACCTTAACAAAATGGGACCTATGAAAGCAGCTTTATTAATGTCTCACGGCTTTAACGACTGGAATGTTATGCCTGAACATAGCTACCGTATTTACAAAGCTGCTAAAGAAAAAGGATTACCAACACAAATATATTACCACCAAAACGGACACGGAGGTCCGCCACCTATTAAAATTATGAACCGTTGGTTTACTCGTTATTTACACGGAGTAAAAAATGGTGTTGAGAACGATAAAAAAGCGTGGATTGTTCGTGAAAATGATAGTCCAAATAACCCAACTCCTTATGATGCATACCCAAACCCTAATGCATTTAACGTTACTTTATATTTAAAAAACGGAGCACCTAAACAAGGAAAATTAGTATTAAATCCTCTAAAAAAGCAAGCTCCAGAAACCTTAGTTGATGACCACAACATATCTATGGAAGAATTGGCGCAAGCTACATCATCAAAAAACAGATTGGTGTTTACTACCCCTACGTTAACAAAGGACATTCACATATCTGGTATAGCATCTATTACTGTAAAAATTGCTAGTAGTAAACCAGCTGCAAATTTATCTGTTGCTTTGGTTTCTTTACCTTGGAACACAACTGAAGGCACTGTTATTACAGACAATATTATTACTCGCGGTTGGGCAGATCCTCAAAACCACAAATCTATATCTAAAAGCAAGCCATTAAAGCCTGGTAAATTTTATACTATGACGTTTAATTTACAACCAGATGACCAAATTATAAAAGCTGGTCAGCAAATAGGCTTAGTTATTTTTTCTAGTGATAACCAATTTACTATTTTACCAAAACCTGGAACAGAACTAACTGTAGACACTAATGCTACAAAAATAACTTTACCAATTGTTGGCGGACAAGAAGCATATAAAAAGGCAGTAAAATAA
- the leuB gene encoding 3-isopropylmalate dehydrogenase produces the protein MNLKIALLSGDGIGPEVLAQAVKCLQSVETTFNHHFTFSPALVGATAIDQTGTPLPDETLELCKNSDAVLFGAIGDPKYDNDPNAKVRPEQGLLKLRKELGLFSNIRPVRVYQSLIDRSPLKKEIVSGVDFTIYRELTGGIYFGEKKINEKGTVASDLCEYSEKEISRIAHLAFKAAKSRRKKVTLVDKANVLESSRLWRKVVTRIGESYPEIELDFLFVDNAAMQMILNPSQFDVILTNNMFGDIISDEASVITGSIGLLASASVGADNAMFEPIHGSFPQATGLDIANPIAAILSAAMLLEHHGLIEEAQAIHMAVENAILNNVVTPDLNADSTLGTDYVGDYIANSIVDTDEYLHLNNENIGLGKSTII, from the coding sequence ATGAACTTAAAAATAGCTCTTCTTAGCGGTGATGGTATAGGACCAGAGGTTCTTGCACAAGCAGTTAAATGTCTACAATCTGTAGAGACTACTTTTAATCACCATTTCACCTTTTCCCCTGCTTTAGTTGGTGCTACTGCCATAGACCAAACTGGTACCCCATTACCAGATGAAACCTTGGAACTTTGTAAAAATTCTGATGCTGTTTTATTTGGCGCTATTGGCGACCCAAAATACGACAATGATCCTAATGCTAAAGTACGTCCAGAGCAAGGCTTACTTAAACTTAGAAAAGAATTAGGTTTATTTAGCAACATTAGACCTGTACGTGTATACCAAAGCTTAATAGATAGGTCTCCACTAAAAAAAGAAATTGTTTCTGGAGTAGATTTTACTATTTACAGAGAGTTAACTGGCGGCATTTATTTTGGAGAGAAAAAAATAAATGAAAAAGGAACAGTAGCTTCTGACCTATGTGAGTATTCTGAAAAGGAAATAAGCAGAATTGCACATTTAGCATTTAAAGCTGCTAAAAGCAGAAGAAAAAAAGTAACACTTGTAGACAAAGCAAATGTTTTGGAGTCATCTAGATTATGGCGCAAAGTAGTTACAAGAATAGGTGAAAGTTACCCAGAAATAGAGTTAGACTTTCTATTTGTTGATAATGCTGCTATGCAAATGATTTTAAACCCATCACAGTTTGATGTTATTTTAACCAATAATATGTTTGGTGACATTATTTCTGATGAGGCTAGTGTTATTACAGGTTCTATTGGTTTACTTGCTTCTGCATCTGTAGGCGCAGACAACGCAATGTTTGAACCTATACACGGGTCTTTTCCGCAAGCAACCGGTTTAGATATTGCTAACCCTATAGCAGCAATTTTGTCTGCTGCAATGTTGCTAGAACATCACGGTTTAATTGAAGAGGCACAAGCTATACATATGGCTGTAGAAAACGCAATACTAAACAACGTAGTTACACCAGATTTAAATGCAGACAGCACTTTAGGAACAGATTATGTGGGTGACTATATTGCTAATAGCATTGTAGATACAGATGAGTATTTACATTTAAACAATGAAAACATAGGCTTAGGAAAATCTACTATTATTTAG
- a CDS encoding RluA family pseudouridine synthase yields the protein MQKKEVSTPQNLQVLYEDNHIIAINKRVGDIVQGDKTGDAPLSDIVKAYIKEKYNKPGNVYLGVAHRLDRPTTGIVVFAKTSKALPRLNKLFAEKDAKKTYWAVVKQQPKKNNETLVHYLKRNTKQNKSYANIKEVPDSKKAILDYTILKKLDNYYLLEINLQTGRHHQIRSQLSGIGCPIKGDLKYGFNRSNTDGGIHLHARKLSFIHPVKKEPLEITAPLPKDPIWDACS from the coding sequence TTGCAAAAAAAAGAAGTTTCTACTCCTCAAAATCTTCAGGTATTGTATGAAGACAACCACATTATTGCTATTAATAAGCGTGTTGGAGACATTGTACAAGGAGACAAAACGGGTGATGCCCCACTAAGTGATATTGTAAAAGCGTATATAAAAGAAAAATACAATAAACCGGGCAATGTATACCTTGGCGTTGCACATAGGTTAGATAGGCCCACTACAGGTATTGTAGTTTTTGCAAAAACATCTAAAGCATTACCACGTTTAAATAAACTATTTGCAGAAAAAGATGCTAAAAAAACATATTGGGCTGTAGTAAAACAGCAGCCCAAAAAAAATAATGAAACTCTTGTACATTACCTAAAACGTAACACCAAACAAAACAAGTCTTACGCTAACATAAAAGAAGTACCAGACAGTAAAAAAGCTATTTTAGACTATACAATACTTAAAAAGTTAGATAATTATTACTTGCTAGAAATAAATTTACAAACAGGAAGACATCATCAAATTAGATCACAATTATCTGGTATAGGATGCCCAATTAAAGGCGATTTAAAATACGGATTTAATCGTAGTAATACTGATGGTGGTATACATTTACACGCTCGTAAACTTTCTTTTATTCACCCTGTAAAAAAGGAGCCATTAGAAATCACAGCTCCTTTACCTAAAGATCCTATTTGGGATGCTTGCTCTTAA
- the panB gene encoding 3-methyl-2-oxobutanoate hydroxymethyltransferase: protein MSVAKKEYKRVTVKSLVDMKKNGERISMLTAYDYSMAKIIDDANVDVILVGDSASNVMAGHETTLPITLDQMIYHASSVIRAINRCLVVVDIPFGSYQSDPKEALRSAIRIMKESGAHAIKVEGGIEIKDSVKRILNAGIPVMGHLGLTPQSIYKFGTYTVRAKEEAEAKKLKEDALLLQKLGCFAIVLEKIPATLAKEVAESLTIPVIGIGAGGDVDGQVLVIHDLLGMTKEFNPRFLRRYMNLYEEMGSAISQYVDDVKTKDFPNEEEQY from the coding sequence ATGTCAGTTGCCAAAAAAGAATACAAACGAGTAACCGTTAAGTCGCTCGTAGATATGAAGAAAAACGGAGAACGCATTTCTATGCTTACTGCCTATGATTACTCTATGGCTAAAATTATAGATGACGCTAATGTAGATGTAATTTTAGTTGGTGATTCTGCCAGTAATGTTATGGCTGGTCATGAAACTACTTTACCTATTACATTAGACCAAATGATATACCACGCTTCTTCTGTAATAAGAGCTATTAACAGATGTTTAGTTGTTGTTGATATTCCTTTTGGTAGTTACCAGAGTGACCCAAAAGAAGCTCTGCGTTCTGCAATACGTATTATGAAAGAAAGTGGTGCACACGCTATAAAAGTAGAAGGAGGTATAGAAATTAAAGATTCTGTAAAACGTATACTTAACGCTGGCATACCTGTTATGGGACATTTAGGGTTAACACCACAATCTATATACAAATTTGGCACATATACAGTAAGAGCTAAAGAAGAAGCAGAAGCTAAAAAGCTTAAAGAAGATGCTTTATTACTTCAAAAATTAGGGTGTTTTGCTATTGTTTTAGAAAAAATACCAGCTACACTTGCTAAAGAAGTTGCAGAAAGTTTAACTATACCTGTAATTGGTATTGGTGCTGGTGGTGATGTAGATGGGCAAGTATTAGTTATACATGATCTTTTGGGTATGACAAAGGAATTTAACCCTCGTTTTTTAAGGCGTTATATGAATTTGTATGAAGAAATGGGTTCTGCAATTTCGCAATACGTAGATGATGTAAAAACTAAAGACTTCCCTAATGAAGAGGAGCAATACTAA